One Vespa velutina chromosome 9, iVesVel2.1, whole genome shotgun sequence DNA segment encodes these proteins:
- the LOC124951429 gene encoding torso-like protein isoform X1, translating to MVMINLISDRTISGVDPREMWTSRSMGLLITTMIVLIGDRTTNSQKPRLGGAVNVFTRYGYLSISMRVVPRNDTDTWIFREPTLDVFRNPMAMPPNQLQQGKSMTNVFDGDFHMEFCDNVRQLLQAYFRDFAFEKLERPWRAFTGSWSKAAIARHLGINSSFIGGDYCYVLVRVARFRDNQKLVATAESLLLDEVVLRETENVTVGDTFSVVNFIRNYGSHYIASYITGNSLYQVFVYTPQVYLRIKERLKTRGVSELSTLELNNYFSPWYAEHMGAIQSASGNRSVEAWAVERLRVQYYIFSYASLLKLHGDAALLRQLDGLLGNEALLQLQLRTLAPVFKDSKRREWFLEVIDNYFKLWEVNM from the exons ATGGTAATGATAAATCTTATTTCAGATAGGACCATTTCCGGTGTCGATCCTCGCGAGATGTGGACGAGCAGGAGCATGGGTCTCCTGATAACGACAATGATCGTTCTGATTGGCGATCGAACGACGAATTCTCAAAAGCCTCGTCTTGGTGGTGCCGTAAACGTCTTCACTCGCTACGGTTACCTCAGCATCAGTATGAGGGTTGTGCCGCGTAACGACACGGACACTTGGATATTTCGCGAGCCAACTTTGGATGTCTTTAGGAATCCAATGGCGATGCCACCGAATCAATTACAGCAAGGAAAATCTATGACAAACGTATTCGATGGTGATTTTCACATGGAATTTTGTGACAACGTAAGACAACTCCTACAGGCATACTTCCGTGATTTCGCTTTCGAGAAATTAGAAAGACCCTGGCGAGCGTTCACTGGCAGTTGGTCCAAGGCCGCCATAGCTAGGCATCTTGGTATCAACTCGTCTTTCATCGGTGGTGATTATTGTTATGTCCTTGTACGGGTCGCCAGATTTCGAGATAATCAGAAATTAGTTGCCACTGCTGAATCTTTACTCCTTGATGAAGTTGTACTCAGGGAAACAGAAAACGTCACAGTTGGTGATACCTTTAGTGTCGTTAACTTCATCAGGAATTATGGCTCTCATTATATCGCTTCTTATATCACTGGAAATTCACTCTATCAG gtatTTGTTTATACCCCTCAagtatatctacgtataaaaGAACGTTTGAAAACACGGGGTGTCTCGGAGCTTTCGACCTTGGAACTGAACAATTATTTCTCACCTTGGTACGCTGAACATATGGGTGCCATACAATCCGCTAGTGGTAATCGTTCAGTAGAAGCTTGGGCTGTCGAGAGACTCCGAGTACAGTATTACATCTTCTCGTATGCGAGCTTGTTGAAGCTTCATGGTGATGCGGCCTTGCTTAGACAATTGGATGGCTTGCTCGGAAACGAGGCACTGTTACAACTCCAACTTCGTACCTTGGCGCCAGTTTTTAAGGATTCGAAGAGACGCGAGTGGTTCCTAGAAgtgatcgataattattttaagcTTTGGGAAGTGAACATGTGA
- the LOC124951429 gene encoding torso-like protein isoform X2, with amino-acid sequence MWTSRSMGLLITTMIVLIGDRTTNSQKPRLGGAVNVFTRYGYLSISMRVVPRNDTDTWIFREPTLDVFRNPMAMPPNQLQQGKSMTNVFDGDFHMEFCDNVRQLLQAYFRDFAFEKLERPWRAFTGSWSKAAIARHLGINSSFIGGDYCYVLVRVARFRDNQKLVATAESLLLDEVVLRETENVTVGDTFSVVNFIRNYGSHYIASYITGNSLYQVFVYTPQVYLRIKERLKTRGVSELSTLELNNYFSPWYAEHMGAIQSASGNRSVEAWAVERLRVQYYIFSYASLLKLHGDAALLRQLDGLLGNEALLQLQLRTLAPVFKDSKRREWFLEVIDNYFKLWEVNM; translated from the exons ATGTGGACGAGCAGGAGCATGGGTCTCCTGATAACGACAATGATCGTTCTGATTGGCGATCGAACGACGAATTCTCAAAAGCCTCGTCTTGGTGGTGCCGTAAACGTCTTCACTCGCTACGGTTACCTCAGCATCAGTATGAGGGTTGTGCCGCGTAACGACACGGACACTTGGATATTTCGCGAGCCAACTTTGGATGTCTTTAGGAATCCAATGGCGATGCCACCGAATCAATTACAGCAAGGAAAATCTATGACAAACGTATTCGATGGTGATTTTCACATGGAATTTTGTGACAACGTAAGACAACTCCTACAGGCATACTTCCGTGATTTCGCTTTCGAGAAATTAGAAAGACCCTGGCGAGCGTTCACTGGCAGTTGGTCCAAGGCCGCCATAGCTAGGCATCTTGGTATCAACTCGTCTTTCATCGGTGGTGATTATTGTTATGTCCTTGTACGGGTCGCCAGATTTCGAGATAATCAGAAATTAGTTGCCACTGCTGAATCTTTACTCCTTGATGAAGTTGTACTCAGGGAAACAGAAAACGTCACAGTTGGTGATACCTTTAGTGTCGTTAACTTCATCAGGAATTATGGCTCTCATTATATCGCTTCTTATATCACTGGAAATTCACTCTATCAG gtatTTGTTTATACCCCTCAagtatatctacgtataaaaGAACGTTTGAAAACACGGGGTGTCTCGGAGCTTTCGACCTTGGAACTGAACAATTATTTCTCACCTTGGTACGCTGAACATATGGGTGCCATACAATCCGCTAGTGGTAATCGTTCAGTAGAAGCTTGGGCTGTCGAGAGACTCCGAGTACAGTATTACATCTTCTCGTATGCGAGCTTGTTGAAGCTTCATGGTGATGCGGCCTTGCTTAGACAATTGGATGGCTTGCTCGGAAACGAGGCACTGTTACAACTCCAACTTCGTACCTTGGCGCCAGTTTTTAAGGATTCGAAGAGACGCGAGTGGTTCCTAGAAgtgatcgataattattttaagcTTTGGGAAGTGAACATGTGA
- the LOC124951427 gene encoding tetratricopeptide repeat protein 5-like, translating to MSAIIDDKVVAGAKSLNTVKEDPIVALTEKVKSLYFFRDHYFENHLIKEAIRKNSDVEKEMKETISKFDECKGYEIDGSRAKYYYLKGKALNVVDRYIPQAEELLSKAVKLEPNLTEAWNELGECYWKNDDIQQAKNCFVGALSHGKNKVSLRNLSMVLRQEPTSTTEQRAQNIQQGVEYAKDSVSLDTTDGTSWAILGNAYLSSFFTIAQSPNILRLCMSAYAQAEKDIVARSNPDLFYNKAIALKYQEEYDQALNSFERAMSLDPTWETPCNKRDELLQYLKDVQNLVNTNGRVKPKRLYQMIRALDAKHLGPYKGGSFTFGEKSIKLDLTSLKSIVLGVNREKVVLGKVVSWIQDSDCVPFAFCLVDHEKTCIAVTLYNLAKGRGVTVGDSVAIPEPFVIHHKFSYMNYDFDFKSIRVETPIILVVNGKKLGIEQQAGVKLHTFKKTD from the exons ATGTCTGCAATTATAGACGATAAAGTGGTTGCAGGAGCAAAAAGTTTAAATACTGTTAAAGAGGATCCCATTGTAGCATTGACA gaaaaagtaaaatctctttatttctttcgggatcattattttgaaaatcatcTAATTAAGGAAGCTATTAGAAAAAACAGTGATgtggagaaagaaatgaaagaaactaTTAGTAAATTCGATGAATGTAAAGGTTATGAAATAGATGGTAGCCGGgcaaagtattattatttgaaaggGAAGGCTTTAAATGTTGTAGATCGTTATATCCCTCAAGCTGAAGAACTCTTGAGTAAGGCTGTAAAATTAGAACCAAATTTAACCGAAGCCTGGAATGAATTAGGAGAATGTTATTGGAAGAATGATGACATTCAACAGGCTAAAAATTGTTTTGTCGGTGCTTTATCTCAT gGTAAAAATAAAGTATCTTTACGTAATCTATCCATGGTACTGAGACAAGAACCAACTTCAACCACAGAACAACGTGCACAGAATATTCAACAAGGCGTTGAATATGCTAAAGACTCTGTCAGTTTAGATACAACCGATGGTACCTCTTGGGCAATATTAGGAAATGCTTATTTGTcatctttttttacaatagcACAAAGCCCAAATATTTTACGTCTTTGTATGTCAGCATATGCACAAGca GAAAAAGATATTGTAGCAAGAAGTAATCCAGacttattttataacaaagcTATT GCATTAAAATATCAAGAGGAATATGATCAAGCATTAAATTCGTTTGAAAGAGCAATGTCATTGGATCCTACATGGGAAACACCATGCAATAAAAGAGATGAACtgttacaatatttaaaagatgTGCAAAATTTAGTAAATACAAATGGGCGTGTTAAACCTAAAAGGCTTTATCAAATGATTAgg GCATTGGATGCTAAACACTTAGGGCCATATAAAGGTGGATCATTTACATTTGGTGAAAAATCTATAAAGTTAGATTTAACTTCATTGAAAAGTATAGTGCTTGGAGTAAATAGGGAGAAAGTTGTACTTGGAAAAGTAGTATCCTGGATTCAAGATTCCGATTGTGTCCCTTT TGCATTTTGTCTTGTTGACCATGAGAAAACGTGTATTGCCGTTACGCTATATAATTTAGCTAAGGGCCGAGGAGTTACGGTAGGTGATTCGGTCGCTATTCCAGAGCCTTTTGTGATACATCACAAGTTTTCTTACATGAACTAT gaTTTTGATTTCAAATCTATACGCGTTGAAACACCTATCATATTAGTtgttaatggaaaaaaattggGTATTGAACAACAAGCTGGAGTTAAGCTACATACCTTTAAAAAGACCGActga